From one Xyrauchen texanus isolate HMW12.3.18 chromosome 17, RBS_HiC_50CHRs, whole genome shotgun sequence genomic stretch:
- the LOC127658227 gene encoding high mobility group protein HMG-I/HMG-Y-like isoform X2 translates to MESEQSAHVNEEEMDMGEDLSDFDKGQIVVARRLGLSISDTAKLVGCSRSAVEASGSPTQEKQRVRPKGSRNKGPSKRKASAGGKPKGRPKKEEKEKQAPQDSSEGAEDDDKKEQ, encoded by the exons ATGGAAAGTGAACAATCAGCTCATGTAAATGAAGAAGAAATGGACATGGgtgaagacctgagcgactttgacaagggacaaattgttGTGGCCAGACGGCTGGGTTTGAGCATCTCTGATACGGCaaagcttgtggggtgctcccggtcagcagtg GAAGCAAGTGGATCGCCAACTCAAGAAAAACAAAGAGTACGACCAAAGGGTAGCAGAAATAAAGGACCTTCCAAGAGA aaaGCATCGGCTGGAGGAAAACCGAAGGGAAGGCCTAAGAAAGAG GAGAAGGAAAAACAGGCACCTCAGGACTCGTCTGAGGGCGCTGAAGATGATGACAAGAAAGAACAGTAA
- the LOC127658227 gene encoding uncharacterized protein LOC127658227 isoform X1: protein MCINGGSWSLSIVPGSSSKHMPRRRDAAEQTVCDALLKVWVDTMESEQSAHVNEEEMDMGEDLSDFDKGQIVVARRLGLSISDTAKLVGCSRSAVEASGSPTQEKQRVRPKGSRNKGPSKRKASAGGKPKGRPKKEEKEKQAPQDSSEGAEDDDKKEQ from the exons atgtgcat caatggcggctcgtggagcctctcaatagttcccggaagtagcagcaaacacatgccgcgccgtagagatgcagcagaacaaaccgtttgcgacgcacttttaaaag TTTGGGTAGATACGATGGAAAGTGAACAATCAGCTCATGTAAATGAAGAAGAAATGGACATGGgtgaagacctgagcgactttgacaagggacaaattgttGTGGCCAGACGGCTGGGTTTGAGCATCTCTGATACGGCaaagcttgtggggtgctcccggtcagcagtg GAAGCAAGTGGATCGCCAACTCAAGAAAAACAAAGAGTACGACCAAAGGGTAGCAGAAATAAAGGACCTTCCAAGAGA aaaGCATCGGCTGGAGGAAAACCGAAGGGAAGGCCTAAGAAAGAG GAGAAGGAAAAACAGGCACCTCAGGACTCGTCTGAGGGCGCTGAAGATGATGACAAGAAAGAACAGTAA